One genomic region from Leifsonia sp. Root1293 encodes:
- a CDS encoding diacylglycerol/lipid kinase family protein: MSAASALRITVAINPNASFGRNREIGPRVVEALLRAGHDVAMLREPNFELLRREATHAVEAGTDALVVVGGDGMVSLGANLAAGTGLPLGIVAAGTGNDMARGLGLPVGDTDAAIRTLLDSLDREPRLIDAASVRHGDLTTWYAGVLSAGFDAVVNERANTMTRPRGSSRYILALLRELITLKPVRYTLTIDGTVREVEGMLVSVANNVSLGGGMKVAPDALLDDGLLDVFIVKRLSRLEFIRVFPKVFSGTHNTHPAVEIVRASAIRIETDASIVAYADGERVGPLPIDITVVPGALRILV; encoded by the coding sequence ATGAGTGCTGCCTCGGCGTTGCGGATCACCGTGGCCATCAACCCCAACGCGTCGTTCGGCCGCAACCGCGAGATCGGGCCCAGGGTCGTCGAGGCGCTGCTCCGAGCCGGCCACGACGTGGCGATGCTGCGGGAACCGAACTTCGAGCTCCTGCGCCGTGAAGCCACCCATGCCGTCGAGGCCGGAACGGATGCTCTCGTCGTCGTCGGCGGAGACGGAATGGTCTCGCTCGGCGCCAACCTGGCCGCCGGTACCGGCCTTCCGCTCGGCATCGTGGCGGCGGGCACGGGCAACGACATGGCGCGCGGCCTCGGCCTTCCGGTCGGTGACACCGACGCCGCCATCCGCACGCTCCTCGACTCGCTCGACCGCGAGCCCAGACTCATCGACGCCGCCAGCGTGCGGCACGGCGACCTCACCACCTGGTACGCCGGAGTGCTCTCGGCCGGGTTCGACGCGGTCGTCAACGAACGTGCGAACACCATGACCCGTCCTCGCGGATCGAGCAGGTACATCCTGGCGCTGCTGCGCGAGCTCATCACCCTGAAGCCGGTGCGCTACACGCTCACCATCGATGGCACCGTTCGGGAGGTCGAGGGAATGCTCGTGTCCGTCGCCAACAACGTCTCCCTGGGCGGCGGCATGAAAGTCGCCCCCGACGCGCTCCTCGACGACGGCCTGCTCGACGTCTTCATCGTCAAGAGGCTGTCGCGCCTGGAGTTCATCCGCGTGTTCCCGAAGGTGTTCTCCGGTACGCACAACACCCACCCCGCTGTGGAGATCGTGCGGGCGAGCGCCATCCGCATCGAGACGGATGCCTCCATCGTCGCCTACGCCGATGGAGAACGAGTCGGCCCCCTTCCGATCGACATCACCGTCGTGCCGGGAGCACTGCGCATCCTGGTCTGA
- a CDS encoding lysophospholipid acyltransferase family protein, with amino-acid sequence MPSTTSPTRRAPRESRKPGIFWLLAAIALPPMNLSVKFTFHNAEKLPSEGALVLSPNHYSEIDPLVIGVAVFKQGRLPRFLAKASLFSVPGIGALLRWSGQIPVERAGGNGHQALRSAEELVEKGRLVVVYPEGSLTRDPDLWPMRGKTGAVRIALEQDIPVIPVAHWGTQALMPRYGKKLVLFRRKPIHVSFGDPVDLDDFRGRPLEPAVLAEATNRVMDAVTALLADLRGEPVPAERWDPATHKQTETGRFDG; translated from the coding sequence ATGCCCAGCACCACCTCGCCGACGAGACGCGCGCCCCGGGAGTCCCGGAAGCCCGGGATCTTCTGGCTGCTGGCAGCCATCGCGCTGCCGCCCATGAACCTCTCGGTCAAGTTCACCTTCCACAATGCCGAGAAGCTCCCCTCCGAGGGCGCGCTGGTGCTCTCGCCGAACCACTACAGCGAGATCGACCCTCTGGTCATCGGCGTGGCCGTGTTCAAGCAGGGTCGCCTTCCGAGGTTCCTGGCCAAGGCGTCGCTGTTCTCGGTTCCCGGAATCGGCGCGCTACTGCGCTGGTCGGGCCAGATCCCGGTGGAGCGTGCGGGTGGCAATGGCCACCAGGCGCTGCGGTCAGCCGAGGAACTCGTGGAGAAGGGCCGCCTCGTGGTCGTCTACCCCGAGGGCTCGTTGACGCGAGATCCCGACCTGTGGCCCATGCGCGGGAAGACCGGCGCCGTGCGCATCGCCCTGGAGCAGGACATTCCCGTCATCCCCGTGGCGCACTGGGGCACCCAGGCTCTCATGCCCCGCTACGGCAAGAAGCTCGTTCTCTTCCGCCGCAAGCCCATCCACGTGTCCTTCGGCGATCCGGTCGACCTCGACGACTTCCGCGGTCGTCCGCTCGAGCCCGCCGTTCTCGCCGAGGCGACGAACCGGGTCATGGATGCTGTCACGGCCCTGCTCGCGGACCTCCGCGGCGAGCCGGTACCGGCAGAACGCTGGGATCCGGCGACGCACAAGCAGACCGAGACCGGCCGCTTCGATGGCTAA
- the leuD gene encoding 3-isopropylmalate dehydratase small subunit has protein sequence MQKFEKVTGIAVPFRRSNVDTDQIIPAVYLKRVTKTGFEDALFAGWRQDPDFVLNRPEYQGARILITGPDFGTGSSREHAVWALRDFGFDVVLSPRFGDIFRGNSGKQGLLAGEVAEPDIEALWAIIEAQPGIELTVDLVERKVTAGSFSVPFEIDDYTRWRLIEGLDDIGLTLRDADRIDRFEQTRESWRPRTLPVKQS, from the coding sequence ATGCAGAAGTTCGAGAAGGTCACCGGCATCGCCGTTCCGTTCCGGCGCTCCAACGTCGACACCGACCAGATCATCCCCGCCGTCTACCTGAAGCGGGTCACGAAGACCGGCTTCGAGGACGCTCTGTTCGCCGGATGGCGCCAGGACCCCGATTTCGTGCTGAATCGCCCGGAGTACCAAGGCGCTCGCATCCTGATCACCGGTCCGGATTTCGGCACGGGCTCGTCCCGTGAGCACGCTGTCTGGGCACTGCGCGACTTCGGTTTCGACGTCGTGCTCAGCCCGCGTTTCGGCGACATCTTCCGCGGCAACTCCGGCAAGCAGGGCCTGCTCGCCGGTGAGGTGGCCGAGCCGGACATCGAGGCGCTGTGGGCGATCATCGAGGCGCAGCCGGGAATAGAGCTGACCGTGGATCTGGTTGAGCGAAAGGTCACGGCCGGGTCGTTCAGCGTCCCGTTCGAGATTGACGATTACACTAGGTGGCGGCTCATTGAGGGTCTGGATGACATCGGACTGACCCTGCGAGATGCGGATCGGATCGATCGATTCGAACAGACCCGCGAGAGCTGGCGACCGCGAACACTGCCGGTCAAGCAGTCATAG
- a CDS encoding DUF3515 family protein, with the protein MSLRSALRSAAIPCTLVLAAVALTGCASAVSLEPAADAKDTACADVVVRLPTTVADQAARETGAQGTGAWGDPASVLLRCGVPSPGPTTDECVSVNGVDWIQDDSDAPTYRFTTFGRSPAVEVILDYDTVSGATTLADLASAVSVIEPTAQCTDVTDVPEPTSTPSSAG; encoded by the coding sequence ATGTCACTCCGTTCCGCGCTGCGTTCCGCCGCGATCCCCTGCACTCTCGTCCTCGCGGCCGTCGCCCTCACCGGATGCGCATCCGCCGTCTCGCTCGAGCCGGCGGCCGACGCGAAGGACACGGCCTGCGCCGACGTCGTCGTGCGTCTGCCGACCACCGTGGCTGACCAGGCCGCACGGGAGACGGGCGCCCAGGGCACCGGCGCGTGGGGGGATCCGGCATCGGTCCTGCTGCGCTGCGGTGTTCCATCGCCGGGCCCGACCACCGACGAGTGCGTGAGCGTGAACGGCGTGGACTGGATCCAGGACGACTCCGATGCGCCGACCTATCGCTTCACGACCTTCGGACGCAGCCCGGCCGTCGAGGTCATTCTCGACTACGACACCGTGAGCGGAGCGACGACGCTGGCCGACCTGGCATCCGCCGTCTCCGTCATCGAGCCGACGGCGCAATGCACCGACGTGACCGATGTGCCGGAACCGACGAGCACGCCGAGTTCCGCCGGATGA
- a CDS encoding NAD(P)H-dependent glycerol-3-phosphate dehydrogenase has product MAKPPKAAAVLRGTRVAVLGAGSWGTTFAKILADGGADVMIWARRPELAREIQEAKRNSDYLPGINLPVSLRATSRLDLALAGAEQVFLAVPSQSLRETLAAARPHLGANAIVVSLMKGVEKGTDLRMSEVIGQALPIPPEQVAVVSGPNLALEIAKEQPTAAVVSSTSLETAQAVAKLASTAYFRTFVNTDVIGTEFGGVLKNLIAVAIGIVDGVGYGENTKASIITRGLVEMTDFAVAHGAHVETLSGLAGLGDLIATCQSPLSRNNTAGRLLGQGLSMADVTKQMKQTTEGFASVGPVLELAKAKGVDMPIVEQVRQVLAGTLKPADIAPHLTTDSDEPQGERNLDDAQAQGGAAVWRSVKRAFHQLRNGGGSSLGDRP; this is encoded by the coding sequence ATGGCTAAGCCCCCGAAGGCCGCCGCCGTCCTGCGCGGCACCCGGGTCGCAGTGCTCGGCGCCGGCAGCTGGGGCACCACCTTCGCGAAGATCCTCGCCGACGGCGGAGCCGACGTCATGATCTGGGCGCGGCGGCCGGAGCTGGCCCGCGAGATCCAGGAGGCGAAGCGCAACAGCGACTACCTCCCCGGCATCAACCTCCCCGTCTCGTTGCGTGCGACCTCGCGCCTCGACCTCGCCCTGGCAGGCGCCGAGCAGGTCTTCCTCGCGGTGCCCAGCCAGTCGCTGCGGGAGACCCTCGCCGCGGCCCGGCCCCATCTCGGTGCCAACGCCATCGTGGTGTCGCTCATGAAGGGTGTCGAGAAGGGCACCGACCTGCGCATGAGCGAGGTCATCGGCCAGGCACTGCCGATCCCGCCGGAGCAGGTCGCCGTGGTCTCCGGCCCCAACCTCGCTCTCGAGATCGCCAAGGAGCAGCCGACGGCCGCCGTCGTCTCCTCGACCAGCCTCGAGACGGCCCAGGCTGTCGCCAAGCTGGCCAGCACCGCGTACTTCCGCACCTTCGTCAACACCGACGTGATCGGCACGGAGTTCGGCGGAGTGCTCAAGAACCTCATCGCCGTCGCGATCGGCATCGTCGACGGAGTCGGCTACGGGGAGAACACCAAGGCGTCGATCATCACCCGCGGCCTCGTCGAGATGACGGACTTCGCCGTCGCCCACGGCGCCCACGTCGAGACGCTGTCCGGCCTCGCCGGACTCGGCGACCTCATCGCGACATGCCAGTCCCCGCTGTCACGCAACAACACGGCCGGGCGCCTCCTCGGACAGGGGCTCTCCATGGCCGACGTTACGAAGCAGATGAAGCAGACCACCGAGGGATTCGCATCCGTCGGCCCGGTTCTGGAACTGGCCAAGGCGAAGGGCGTCGACATGCCCATCGTCGAACAGGTGCGGCAGGTGCTGGCGGGAACCCTCAAGCCCGCCGACATCGCACCACACCTCACCACAGACTCGGACGAGCCGCAGGGCGAAAGGAATCTCGATGACGCACAAGCTCAGGGTGGTGCTGCTGTTTGGCGGTCGGTCAAGCGAGCATTCCATCAGCTGCGCAACGGCGGGGGGAGTTCTCTCGGCGATCGACCGTGA
- the murA gene encoding UDP-N-acetylglucosamine 1-carboxyvinyltransferase, with translation MNTLGEDARNHGTAVGLSVDQITINGGKPLRGRIELKGAKNLVTKAMVAAVLGETPSVLKDVPNISDVRIVRGLLEVHGVRVVEGLEEGELIFDPSNVESAHFADIDAHAGSSRIPILFCGPLLHRLGEAFIPDLGGCRIGDRPIDFHLEVLRKFGAIVEKLPSGIRMSAPNGLKGAKVELPYPSVGATEQVLLTAVRAEGITELKGAAIEPEIMDLINILQKMGAIITVDTDRVIRIEGVERLDGYTHRALFDRNEAASWASAALATDGDIFVGGARQSEMLTFLNVFRKVGGQFEIHDDGIRFWHPGTPLNPVFIETDVHPGFMTDWQQPLVVALTQAHGVSIVHETVYEQRFGFVDALVEMGAEIQVHKDCLGGQACRFGQRNFQHSAIISGPRKLHGADIEVPDLRGGFSHLIAALSAEGPSTVSNVGIIARGYENFIGKLQQLGADFVLEG, from the coding sequence TTGAACACACTCGGCGAAGATGCACGCAACCACGGCACTGCCGTTGGGCTCAGCGTCGACCAGATCACGATCAATGGCGGAAAGCCGCTTCGTGGTCGGATCGAGCTGAAGGGGGCGAAGAACCTCGTCACCAAGGCGATGGTCGCTGCTGTCCTCGGAGAGACGCCCAGCGTCCTGAAGGACGTCCCGAACATCAGCGACGTGCGCATCGTGCGCGGCCTGCTCGAGGTGCACGGCGTGCGCGTCGTCGAGGGCCTCGAAGAGGGCGAGCTGATCTTCGACCCCTCCAACGTCGAGAGCGCGCACTTCGCCGACATCGACGCCCACGCGGGTTCCAGCCGGATCCCGATCCTGTTCTGCGGTCCCCTCCTGCACCGCCTCGGCGAGGCCTTCATCCCCGACCTCGGCGGTTGCCGCATCGGCGACCGCCCCATCGACTTCCACCTCGAGGTGCTCCGCAAGTTCGGCGCCATCGTGGAGAAGCTTCCGAGCGGCATCCGGATGTCGGCTCCGAACGGCCTCAAGGGGGCCAAGGTCGAGCTGCCGTACCCGAGCGTCGGAGCCACGGAGCAGGTCCTGCTGACGGCCGTCCGTGCCGAGGGCATCACCGAACTCAAGGGCGCTGCGATTGAGCCCGAGATCATGGATCTCATCAACATCCTGCAGAAGATGGGTGCGATCATCACGGTCGACACCGACCGGGTCATCCGCATCGAGGGTGTCGAGCGCCTCGACGGCTACACCCACCGCGCGCTGTTCGACCGCAACGAGGCCGCCAGCTGGGCGTCCGCCGCCCTGGCCACCGACGGCGACATCTTCGTCGGCGGCGCCCGCCAGTCCGAGATGCTCACCTTCCTCAACGTCTTCCGCAAGGTCGGCGGGCAGTTCGAGATCCACGACGACGGCATCCGTTTCTGGCACCCCGGAACGCCGCTGAACCCCGTGTTCATCGAGACCGACGTGCACCCCGGATTCATGACGGACTGGCAGCAACCCCTCGTCGTCGCCCTCACGCAGGCTCACGGCGTGTCGATCGTGCACGAGACCGTGTACGAGCAGCGTTTCGGCTTCGTGGACGCCCTCGTGGAGATGGGCGCCGAGATCCAGGTGCACAAGGACTGCCTCGGCGGGCAGGCCTGCCGCTTCGGTCAGCGAAACTTCCAGCACTCGGCGATCATCTCGGGCCCGCGCAAGCTGCACGGCGCCGACATCGAGGTTCCCGACCTGCGCGGCGGCTTCAGCCACCTCATCGCGGCTCTCTCGGCAGAGGGACCGTCGACGGTCTCCAACGTGGGCATCATCGCCCGCGGCTACGAGAACTTCATCGGAAAGCTGCAGCAGCTCGGAGCCGACTTCGTTCTCGAAGGATAA
- a CDS encoding D-alanine--D-alanine ligase family protein, which produces MTHKLRVVLLFGGRSSEHSISCATAGGVLSAIDREKYDVIPVGITRDGAFVLESDDAHRFALDPQALPEVVDNGSRITWPESAATRELRVTDAEGMRSLGDIDLVFPILHGPFGEDGTLQGMLELVGLPYVGSGVLASALGMDKHFTKLVLQHAGIAVAPWRTITAQEWERDPATVRSSVAALGLPVFVKPARAGSSVGVSKVTADDEFDAAFATAFAEDDKVLVETGVVGRELEIAILGGAHGESPRSSVAGEVIMSGREFYDFEAKYLDAPGVQLTCPADLRDEQLAEMSDIAIAAFEAIGAEGLSRVDFFLTDTGFVINEINTMPGFTPISMFPTCWLNSGLSYPELIDELIRVAVARGVRVG; this is translated from the coding sequence ATGACGCACAAGCTCAGGGTGGTGCTGCTGTTTGGCGGTCGGTCAAGCGAGCATTCCATCAGCTGCGCAACGGCGGGGGGAGTTCTCTCGGCGATCGACCGTGAGAAGTACGACGTCATCCCCGTCGGCATCACCCGTGATGGAGCCTTCGTCCTCGAGTCCGATGACGCCCACCGCTTCGCCCTCGATCCCCAGGCCCTGCCGGAGGTCGTCGACAACGGCAGCCGCATCACGTGGCCCGAGAGCGCTGCCACCCGTGAACTGAGGGTGACGGATGCCGAGGGCATGCGCTCCCTCGGCGACATCGACCTGGTCTTCCCCATCCTCCACGGGCCGTTCGGTGAGGATGGCACTCTGCAGGGGATGCTCGAACTCGTCGGGCTGCCCTACGTGGGTTCCGGCGTGCTCGCGAGCGCGCTCGGAATGGACAAGCACTTCACCAAGCTCGTCCTGCAGCACGCCGGTATCGCCGTCGCGCCGTGGCGCACCATCACGGCCCAGGAGTGGGAGCGCGACCCCGCCACCGTCCGGTCGTCGGTCGCCGCCCTCGGCCTGCCGGTCTTCGTCAAGCCGGCGCGAGCCGGGTCCAGCGTCGGCGTGAGCAAGGTGACTGCCGACGACGAATTCGATGCCGCCTTCGCGACGGCGTTCGCCGAAGACGACAAGGTGCTCGTGGAGACCGGTGTCGTCGGCCGTGAGCTCGAGATCGCCATCCTCGGAGGCGCGCACGGCGAGAGCCCGCGCTCCTCCGTCGCCGGCGAGGTCATCATGTCGGGCCGCGAGTTCTACGACTTCGAGGCGAAGTACCTCGATGCGCCCGGTGTCCAGCTCACCTGCCCGGCCGACCTGCGCGACGAGCAGCTCGCCGAGATGAGCGACATCGCCATCGCGGCGTTCGAGGCGATCGGCGCCGAGGGACTGTCGCGGGTGGACTTCTTCCTCACGGACACGGGCTTCGTCATCAACGAGATCAACACGATGCCGGGCTTCACGCCCATCTCGATGTTCCCGACGTGCTGGCTGAACTCCGGCCTCAGTTATCCCGAGCTGATCGACGAGCTCATCAGGGTCGCTGTCGCCCGCGGCGTCCGCGTCGGCTGA
- a CDS encoding TIGR00645 family protein: MPPQPRTTRPYPTSTWTNGIGYLIFFSRWLQAPLYLGLIVAQAIYVVVFMIELWHLAEEVLFHTAAISEAKIMLAVLGLIDVVMIANLLIMVIIGGYETFVSKIKVDDHPDQPEWLSHVNANVLKVKLAMAIIGISSIHLLKTFIEVGDMTDSGSGNDLGEGDNYTPTGVMWQVIIHVVFIFSALALAWIDRMSYHHVVPGEIHDGVVVPVPPMLPARASDSAPGIRESDDRYDALLSSRN; encoded by the coding sequence ATGCCCCCGCAGCCCCGCACCACCCGCCCGTACCCGACGTCCACCTGGACGAACGGCATCGGCTATCTCATCTTCTTCAGCCGCTGGCTGCAGGCCCCGCTCTATCTCGGCCTCATCGTGGCCCAGGCCATCTACGTCGTCGTGTTCATGATCGAGCTCTGGCACCTCGCCGAGGAGGTCCTGTTCCACACCGCCGCCATCAGCGAGGCGAAGATCATGCTGGCCGTTCTCGGCCTCATCGACGTCGTCATGATCGCGAACCTGCTCATCATGGTGATCATCGGCGGCTACGAGACCTTCGTCTCCAAGATCAAGGTCGACGATCACCCAGACCAGCCCGAGTGGCTCTCCCACGTCAACGCCAACGTGCTCAAGGTGAAGTTGGCGATGGCGATCATCGGCATCTCGTCGATCCACCTGCTCAAGACCTTCATCGAGGTCGGGGACATGACGGATTCCGGTTCCGGCAACGACCTCGGTGAGGGCGACAACTACACGCCGACGGGCGTCATGTGGCAGGTCATCATCCACGTCGTCTTCATCTTCTCGGCGCTCGCCCTGGCCTGGATCGACCGCATGTCGTACCACCACGTCGTCCCGGGAGAGATCCACGACGGTGTCGTTGTGCCGGTTCCGCCGATGCTTCCGGCGCGCGCGAGCGATTCGGCCCCCGGCATCCGCGAATCGGATGATCGCTACGACGCTCTGTTGAGCTCTCGCAACTGA
- the thiL gene encoding thiamine-phosphate kinase: MDEASSPTVGELSELAVLARIFPRLPGADAALVGPGDDAAVISAPDARFVVTTDMMVHGPDFRLAWSTPFDLGWKAAATNLSDVAAMGAAPTALVVALAVPPTLSVSAVEGFADGLRAACAALAPGCGVVGGDLSVSDTFTIAVTAFGDLQGRSPVLRSGARPGDVVALAGELGLAAEGLGLLFRGGVDDQGRPDAGRATALRLRHPEAVDAQLAPSPPIGAGTIAAIGGATAMLDVSDGLALDAARIARASGVGIDFDSSALGGDVERALGGGEDHGLLATFPKGAVVPPPFRIIGQVTEDAGVVSVDGSQHLATGWDPYRGWDGAAG; encoded by the coding sequence ATGGATGAAGCTTCGAGCCCGACCGTCGGCGAGCTGAGCGAGCTGGCCGTGCTCGCCCGGATCTTCCCTCGCCTTCCCGGCGCGGATGCCGCTCTCGTGGGTCCTGGCGACGACGCTGCCGTCATCTCGGCTCCGGATGCGCGATTCGTGGTCACGACCGACATGATGGTGCACGGTCCCGACTTCAGGTTGGCCTGGTCGACGCCGTTCGATCTCGGCTGGAAGGCCGCAGCCACCAATCTCTCCGATGTCGCAGCAATGGGGGCGGCGCCGACAGCCCTGGTCGTCGCCCTTGCGGTACCGCCGACGCTGTCCGTCTCCGCGGTCGAGGGCTTCGCCGACGGACTGCGTGCGGCGTGCGCAGCCCTTGCTCCCGGATGCGGCGTGGTCGGAGGGGACCTCTCGGTCTCCGACACCTTCACGATCGCGGTCACGGCGTTCGGCGACCTGCAGGGCCGGTCGCCCGTGCTGCGCTCCGGAGCCCGCCCCGGCGATGTCGTCGCCCTGGCTGGGGAGCTCGGACTCGCCGCCGAGGGACTCGGCCTGCTGTTCCGCGGTGGCGTCGACGACCAGGGCCGACCCGACGCCGGGCGAGCAACGGCGCTCCGCCTGCGGCATCCGGAGGCTGTGGATGCCCAGCTCGCCCCGAGCCCTCCCATCGGGGCCGGCACCATCGCCGCGATCGGAGGAGCGACCGCCATGCTCGACGTCTCGGACGGACTGGCGCTCGACGCGGCGCGGATCGCCCGGGCGAGCGGAGTCGGCATCGACTTCGACTCGTCGGCGCTGGGCGGCGATGTCGAGCGCGCGCTCGGCGGAGGAGAGGACCACGGACTGCTCGCGACCTTCCCGAAAGGTGCGGTCGTGCCGCCACCGTTCCGCATCATCGGCCAGGTCACAGAGGATGCGGGCGTCGTGAGCGTCGACGGCAGCCAGCACCTGGCCACCGGGTGGGACCCCTATCGCGGCTGGGACGGCGCCGCCGGCTGA
- a CDS encoding TerC family protein: MESALPVWFEITSLVVITVILVADLLLVIKRPHVPSFKEATLWVVFYVALALIFAGLMFVIGDAQHGSEFLAGWLTEYSLSIDNLFVFVVIMARFAVPRKIQQEVLMVGIIIALVLRLIFILLGAALIENFSWIFYIFGAFLLYTAFNQAFGNHEDDGEESGLIKMMRKRVDIAPDFDGIKLRTLVNGRKMFTPVLIVFIAIGTTDLIFALDSIPAIFGITQSPFIVFTANVFALMGLRQLYFLLGGLLERLEYLKYGIAFILFFIGVKLVFHALHTNELPFINGGEHIDWVPEIDTWTSLIVIIASMAVATIASLVKARIDAKKRGHKLMDEVPHFTEE, encoded by the coding sequence ATGGAGTCCGCCCTTCCCGTCTGGTTCGAGATCACGTCGCTCGTCGTCATCACGGTCATCCTCGTCGCCGACCTGCTGCTCGTCATCAAGCGCCCCCACGTGCCGTCGTTCAAGGAGGCGACGCTGTGGGTCGTGTTCTACGTGGCGCTCGCACTGATCTTCGCCGGACTGATGTTCGTGATCGGCGACGCCCAGCACGGCAGCGAGTTCCTTGCCGGCTGGCTCACCGAGTACAGCCTGTCGATCGACAACCTGTTCGTCTTCGTCGTGATCATGGCCCGATTCGCCGTTCCGAGGAAGATCCAGCAGGAAGTGCTGATGGTGGGCATCATCATCGCCCTGGTCCTGCGCCTCATCTTCATCCTGCTGGGCGCCGCCCTCATCGAGAACTTCAGCTGGATCTTCTACATCTTCGGCGCCTTCCTTCTCTACACGGCCTTCAACCAGGCGTTCGGCAACCACGAGGACGACGGCGAGGAGAGCGGCCTCATCAAGATGATGCGGAAGCGCGTCGACATCGCGCCGGACTTCGACGGGATCAAGCTGCGCACGCTCGTGAACGGCCGGAAGATGTTCACCCCCGTGCTCATCGTGTTCATTGCGATCGGCACGACCGACCTCATCTTCGCCCTCGACTCCATTCCGGCGATCTTCGGAATCACGCAATCGCCGTTCATCGTGTTCACCGCGAACGTGTTCGCGCTCATGGGTCTCCGCCAGCTGTACTTCCTGCTGGGAGGCCTGCTCGAGCGCCTCGAGTACCTCAAGTACGGCATCGCCTTCATCCTCTTCTTCATCGGCGTCAAGCTCGTCTTCCACGCCCTGCACACGAATGAGCTCCCGTTCATCAACGGCGGCGAGCACATCGACTGGGTTCCCGAGATCGACACCTGGACATCGCTGATCGTGATCATCGCCTCGATGGCCGTTGCGACCATCGCGAGCCTGGTGAAGGCGCGGATCGATGCGAAGAAGCGCGGACACAAGCTGATGGACGAGGTGCCGCACTTCACCGAGGAGTAA
- the leuC gene encoding 3-isopropylmalate dehydratase large subunit, protein MNANTSDTLPPRTLAEKVWDAHLVSKGENGEPDLIYIDLHLVHEVTSPQAFDGLRMAGRPVRRPDLTIATEDHNTPTIGIDKPIADLTSRTQIETLRRNCAEFGVRLHSLGDIEQGIVHVVGPQLGLTQPGITVVCGDSHTSTHGAFGAMAFGIGTSEVEHVLATQTLPLKPFKTMAITVEGTLRPGVTAKDIILAVIAKIGTGGGQGYVLEYRGSAIRALSMDGRMTICNMSIEAGARAGMVAPDDTTFDYVKGRAHAPEGQDWDDAVAYWRTLATDDGAVFDAEVFIDADTLEPFVTWGTNPGQGVSLSDTVPNPVEIDDPHERAAAERALEYMDLAAGTPLKDIAVDAVFMGSCTNSRIEDLRAFASVIQGKKKADGVRVMVVPGSARVRIEAEAEGLDKIITDFGAEWRFAGCSMCLGMNPDQLAPGERCASTSNRNFEGRQGKGGRTHLVSPLVAAATAIRGTLSSPWDLQTDGEAR, encoded by the coding sequence ATGAACGCGAACACCTCTGACACCCTGCCGCCGCGCACCCTCGCCGAGAAGGTCTGGGACGCCCACCTCGTCTCGAAGGGCGAGAACGGCGAGCCCGATCTCATCTACATCGACCTGCACCTCGTGCACGAGGTCACCAGCCCGCAGGCCTTCGACGGACTGCGGATGGCCGGGCGGCCGGTGCGTCGCCCCGACCTGACCATCGCCACCGAAGACCACAACACCCCGACCATCGGCATCGACAAGCCCATCGCCGATCTCACCAGTCGCACGCAGATCGAGACGCTCCGGCGCAACTGCGCCGAGTTCGGCGTTCGGCTGCACTCGCTGGGCGACATCGAGCAGGGCATCGTGCACGTCGTCGGTCCGCAGCTCGGCCTGACCCAGCCCGGGATCACCGTCGTCTGCGGCGACTCGCACACCTCGACCCACGGTGCATTCGGCGCCATGGCCTTCGGCATCGGCACCAGCGAGGTCGAGCACGTGCTCGCCACCCAGACGCTGCCGCTGAAGCCGTTCAAGACCATGGCGATCACCGTCGAGGGCACCCTCCGCCCCGGCGTGACGGCGAAGGACATCATCCTGGCGGTCATCGCCAAGATCGGCACCGGCGGCGGTCAGGGCTACGTGCTCGAGTACCGCGGCAGCGCCATCCGGGCCCTGTCGATGGACGGCCGGATGACGATCTGCAACATGTCGATCGAGGCCGGGGCCCGTGCGGGCATGGTGGCGCCCGACGACACCACCTTCGACTACGTCAAGGGCCGTGCGCACGCGCCGGAGGGCCAGGACTGGGACGACGCCGTCGCCTACTGGCGCACCCTCGCCACGGACGACGGAGCGGTCTTCGACGCCGAGGTCTTCATCGACGCCGACACCCTCGAGCCCTTCGTCACCTGGGGCACGAACCCCGGACAGGGCGTCTCGCTGAGCGACACCGTTCCGAATCCCGTCGAGATCGATGATCCGCACGAGCGCGCGGCGGCAGAGCGCGCCCTGGAGTACATGGACCTCGCCGCCGGCACGCCGCTCAAGGACATCGCGGTCGACGCGGTCTTCATGGGCTCGTGCACGAACAGCCGCATCGAGGACCTGCGAGCGTTCGCATCCGTCATCCAGGGCAAGAAGAAGGCCGATGGCGTGCGCGTCATGGTGGTTCCGGGCTCAGCGCGTGTGCGCATCGAGGCCGAAGCCGAGGGGCTCGACAAGATCATCACCGACTTCGGCGCCGAGTGGCGCTTCGCCGGCTGTTCGATGTGCCTCGGCATGAATCCCGACCAGTTGGCACCGGGTGAGCGCTGTGCTTCGACGTCCAACCGCAACTTCGAAGGGCGTCAGGGCAAGGGCGGCCGCACCCATCTGGTCTCACCGCTGGTAGCCGCAGCGACCGCCATCCGAGGCACGCTGTCGAGTCCGTGGGATCTGCAGACCGATGGAGAGGCACGCTGA